A stretch of DNA from Desulfovibrio gilichinskyi:
GTACTAAAGGTTTTCCTTCATGCGTTACGTTTTTTGAAGAACGTCTGTGCTTTGCCGCAAGTCCTGCGAATCCGCAAACTATCTGGATGAGTAAGAGCGGTTCATATGAGGATTTCGGCGTGTCATCTCCGATTGTGGATGATGATGCCTGTACTTACACACTCTCCGCGGATCAGGTTAATGCGATTCGCTGGATGGTCAGTTCCAAGAAACTTATTATGGGAACATCTGGCGGAGAATGGTGGCTTGCAGGAGGTGGAAGTTCGGATTCTGTAACTCCGAATTCTGTAATTGTCCGGCGTGAAACGACTCACGGTTCAGCATCTATTCCCCCGGTAGTTGTCGGCGGCATCATGGTTTTTCTGCAGAGAGAAGGAAAAACAATCCGTGAACTTTCATATTCATTTGAAGCTGACGGTTACGTCGCGCCGGATCTGACAATTCTGGCTGAGCATATGACCCGTTCCAACACAATTACCGAGTGGGCATACCAACAATCACCTGATTCCATAATCTGGATGATTCGTGATGACGGTGTCCTTTTAGGACTCACATATCAACGCGAGCAGGAAGTTGTGGGGTTCCACAGGCATGTAACCGCAGGAAAGTTTCGCTCAGCGTGCGTAATTCCCGGTATTTCGCAGGAGGAATTGTGGTGCGTGGTTACGCGTGAGATTAACGGTGTAACACGCAGCTACGTGGAACGAATGGAAGAGCAGTTTAATGGTGACGATTCTGTGGGAGCATTCTTTGTAGATTCAGGTTTAAGCTACAATCAGGATGCTCTTGATACTGTGTTTACGGGGCTTGAGCACCTTGAAGGGATGAAAGTTTCTATCTTGGCTGATGGGGCTGTTCGCCCTGATGTTGTGGTTAAAAACGGGTGTATTACGCTGGCTTCTCCGGCAAAGGTCGTCCACGCGGGGCTTCAATATACATCAAATTTGAAAACCTTGCGTATCGAGGGCGGATCTATGAACGGAACAGCACAGGGGAGTATGAAAAGGATTTCTCACGTAACTGTGCGTTTATTTCAGTCTCTCGGATTGCAGGTCGGTTACGATAAAGACAATCTTGAACGTGCGCCTTTCCGAACTTCTGCTGATAAAGTAGGCGGTCCCCCATCACTGTTTAATGGTGATTATGAAGTTAAATTCAACCGTGGTTATGATCGTGACGGGCAGATTTATATCAGACAGGATCAACCATTGCCACTTAGCGTATTGGCTCTTATTCCTCAAGTCTCGGTGTATTCATGAGTAGAAAATCTACAGCCTCAAAATTAGCTCTCGGAGTTCCTACGGTACAAGATATTGAATTTGTAGCAGAGAATATTCGGCAGAGCGACAGGCAGGATATTTCAGGTCTATGGCCGGATATGGCTATTTTTGAGGTTATAATGAGGGACGTTGAGAAATCAAAACTTGTTTACGGTCTTTATCTTGAAGATGTTCCCTATGCTGTATTCGGCGTAGTTCCCGCAGCTGTCTCAGGAGTCGGAACTCCATGGGTAGTAGGAGCAAAGAGTGTTGATAGGAATGCGTTGCCGTTTGTAAGGGCATCATTACCTCTTATAGAAATGTTGCAAAAATTTTTTCCCGTCTTTGATACATTTGTATGCACTCAAAACTCTAAAAGTATTCATTGGCATAAATGGTGCGGGTTTAAATTTAATGATGAAAAGCTGAAAATTGGTCGTGATTTTTATTACCGGGCAACTAGAATTGCAAACGTGAAATTAAATAAACAGGGAGATAAATAATGGCAACAGGAACAATGATAGCTGTCGGCTCTATGGCGGCAAGTGTTGTCGGTGGAGCTCTTAGCGGTAGTGGCGGAGGTGGCGGGGGAACAGCTGCTGCTCAAAGTGCAGGCTCTGGAACTTGGGGAGGGTTTGATGCAAGCGCCGGAATAGGCATGATGACTGATTTCGGAAAATCGGTTTTTAACAGTAGTAATGCTCAAAGCGAAGCAGCATATAATTCACAGATGGCTGAATTGCAAAGAACTAATAATATTCAGCGTGGAGTGTATAGCCGCGACAGTAATTATAAGGAAGCACAGCTTGTCAGGCAGGATGCAGAAATAAAATTAGCGACTTTGCGTCGTGAGTTATACCGTCGTGAACATTCGCTAAGCGGATATAAAGGTGTGCGGCTTGATTCAGGATCAATTGTGGATGTCAAAGAAGATACAATCAGACAAGCACGATATGATGCTGAAATCGTGAAATACCAGGCGGACATTTCGGCAAGTAGATATGGTGATCAAGGAAATATGTCAGTGTGGTCTGCAACCAACAATGCTGCCCTTGATAAAAATCAATCTGATCATGAGTATGGGAATAAAGTTGATAGTATCGGGGCTTCGCTTCTAGATAAAGCAACCGATCATATTACCACCTTGATTGGCTGATAATTTTATTAATTTTCGTAGGTTTTAAAATGCGGACAAATTCTAATGAGTTTGTCCGCATTTTTTTGCCCCCGGACCTGAGTCGGCTGTTTCATGTCCGGACTTCAAAATAGACTGAAAGTATAAGGCAGTGGTTTTATATATCAGTAACTTTTTGAGGAGAAACTTTATGACAGTGGTTTCAAGCAGTAACAACATCACTTTTGCTGGTGACGGTGTTCAAACGTTGTTTGATTTTAATTTCAAGATTTTCAAAGAAGAGGATCTTGCGGCAGTTGTTCGCGACAGTTCCGGGGTTGAAAGAGAACTGGCTGTAAGCAGTGACTTCAAACTCATATCAGAAACTGGAAATGACTCAGGCGGCAGGGTTATGTACCCTGTTTCCGGATTTCCATTGCAACAAGGTGACAGCATAACTTTTTACAGGGAAATTGCTTATTCTCAAGAACTTGAACTTGTAGATAATGATCCTTTTTCTGCAGGATTGCTCAACGAAGCTTTTGATCGAGGTGTTATGCGTGATCAGCAGTTACAGGAACAGGTTGCACGAGCATTAAAATACGATATTTCAACTCCGCAAGAAGATCAGCTTATGCCGCAAGAATTTATGCGTAATATAATTGCGGCTCGTGATGCTTCCGCCACTTCCCGTGCTGGCGCAGAATCGGCTTGTAGCAAATCCGAGGTCGCACAACTTGCAGCTGAATACGCAAAATCAGGAGCCGAAAACGCGCAGGCCGCAGCCGAATATGCTAAAAGTGAAGCAGAAGCTATAGCATGGGACGGTATTGAACATCTTCGCAGTCGTACGCCGGTCCTTTCCGGACCGCAAAGTGCGAATGAAGGAACTACCGTAGAAGTAGGTATCGTTGGTTACGTGGAGGATTCTTTAGCCAGTTATGATCTTGATGTTTCGGAGTTCGGATCGGCTGTGCTTGTTGGGTCTGTTATTAAATGGACTTTAGGAAACGTGGATGTAGATACCGAACATTCTCTGAAAGTAGTGAAGCGCAGGCGCGGGGAAATTTATTCTGAAACTGCTAATTATCGTATTTTAGTTAAGAATGTTTTGATTAATGACGGCCCGACAATGGTTTTTGCGAATGATTCTAAGGGGTGGCCCGGCGCGGCTATTGACGCTGAGAATATACAACCTCCAGCCTTTTCTGTCGGTGCAGTTAATGAAAAACAGATTGTCAGCGGTAAAATGGAAGTTGAGGTGACGAGCGGACAAAAAACGGTTTTAGACGGAACAACTGGTACTTTTCTTAAAGTTCTTGAAGAGCTTTATGCAGGTATGCTTTTAGTCACTGACAAGGGCAATGTGTTCGTTGAAAGTGTAGAGTCGTCAACAGTATCTTCAGCCGATATAGTAGATCTTCTTGATGATGGATCATGCATTGCCCTTTACAATTTTAACGGGGCATTAAACGGTTCGGGGAAGGCTGCAAGTTCTATAGTTCCAAAAAGTTCTGTTAGCTACATTACAGGAAAAGTTGGTCAAGCTGTGTCTATAAATAATGGAACAGCTCCATGTAATGTACCAGTTGATGATATCCAACACGCTGGCGTGTCTGTGTGGACTAACCCTTCTTTAAATAGTCATACGAGCGGAAGTTATCGAATCATGTGGTTGATGATGGGGGGAATTTGCGGTGTCGATTTTGGTCGTGGCTCTGTAACTATTTTTGGTCAAAATGTGGCTCTGGATACCTCCGCATGGAAAAATCTAAACAAGTTTATCAATATATGTATAACTTCAGACGGTAAAAATGGATATTTATATATTGATAAAACGCTCGTAAAGACAATCACTAATATAAGTCTTACCGGATCAGGAGCTTTAACTGATTTGGCACACGGAGCCAATGATGCTCAATCTATGGATCAACTGAGAGTATTTAACAGAACATTAACTCAAGATGATGTTGATAAGATTTATGAAGAAGGGCAAAAAGCTTATTCCTGCATAATTAATCTTCCTGCCGCTCCGGCAAAAGTATTTAAAAACCCATTACAGGGTGAGACTTTAGTTGTCAGCACACGTTCTACCGCAACGAGTCTTGAAACCAATCAGCTAGTTAAAGAAGGTGAAAGTCTTTTCTTAGACGGGGTTGAGGGTGTTGCAGGAGCTACCAGTGGCGAACTTGGGGAGTATCCTAATAAACCATATACGTCTGAGTTAGGGACTCCTATAGAGTCCGCAAATGTTACAGGCTGGATTTCAGCTAATGCCTTTGATGGGGATATTGCCAATCGTTGGGCAGGTTTAAGCACTGCCGCAGATCTTGCAATAAATGGTTCATGGATTGGGTGGAAGTTTAAGGAACCTATTTCTTTAGAAGAGTATAGCTTAACTCCATTAGCTGATCCTAGAAATTTAGGGGCTACTATTAATCTACGAGCTTCAAATGACGGAGTAACTTGGACAACAATACAAACAGACAATTCAGTTTATGCAGAACATAGCTACCCTGTAGCATCAACCGACAAATTCACTCATTGGGCTGTGTCTAACAATACGAAACTTGATTATTACATGAACGTACTTGAATTGGCTTTTAAGAAAAGAGGCAACTTTTCGGTAGATATAACTTCTTTCGGCTTGACCACGCCCCCCCAATATGCCTCACGAAAGATAGAAAATATTTTTGCAATTGGGGTGGGTAATGCCAACGAGTATATAGGCCCGGAAATTGTGGTGGAACAGGGTGAGGGGTCTACAGCATCTAAGCTCGTTTTAACTTCCGCCGGATCAATAGCCGCAAAAATATTTGTTGAAGGCGGACTGAATAATAATATTTTATGTGATGGACAGGATGTTGCGGTTGCAAGCGTTAGTGAAGAAATCGTGGATGGTATAAGCCCGGTTAAGCAGATAATACCAGACATGACGGGTGAAACCACAGACGGATGTACTATAACCGCAAGTAGATCTGATTACGGTCCAGCTTATGCCTGCTGGAAGGTTGGTAAAGCTAATCAACCTTCAAACTCAGATTATTGGCAGGCAAATGGATATCCAACTGATCTAGTTATTGCATTTGATTCACCTAAAACGATTAGTAAATATTCCTTAATATCAGCCTTTTCATATGTTCAAAACTCGCAAACTTGGGCTTTGTACAAAGGGGCTTCCTTAACAGGTCCGTGGACTTTGTTACATCAACAGGCGGCTGCTTTTACGTGGTCATCCACTGGAGGTGGGACACAGACACTAAACTTTGATCTAGGTGCGTCACACACGGCTAACTACTTCAAACTTAACTGCGGTAATACTGCACAGCATGGATATTCAGGGCTTGGGCGAGTTCGTTTATTTGGTACTGAATCAAAAAAAATGACTAAAACAATCGTTAATCTGGAAACACCACTGGACAAGGTTCCAGCTAAAGTCGCAATTCCAGACTGTTATAGCTTAACACCTGCAGGCTATATCTCTGAACTCTCTGACGGTAAACTTAAGCTAACTGTGGATAAAATAGAGTTCCCTAATAATGCTAATCTCAAGCAGCTTGCAATGTCTGTACGGTCACCGGAAGATATGCGCTTTACTGACGGTAAAATTTATATTCAGGAGAAACCATAATGAGCAAAGTAGTACATAAAGTTGAACAACAGAGCGGTGTTTCAAT
This window harbors:
- a CDS encoding LamG-like jellyroll fold domain-containing protein yields the protein MTVVSSSNNITFAGDGVQTLFDFNFKIFKEEDLAAVVRDSSGVERELAVSSDFKLISETGNDSGGRVMYPVSGFPLQQGDSITFYREIAYSQELELVDNDPFSAGLLNEAFDRGVMRDQQLQEQVARALKYDISTPQEDQLMPQEFMRNIIAARDASATSRAGAESACSKSEVAQLAAEYAKSGAENAQAAAEYAKSEAEAIAWDGIEHLRSRTPVLSGPQSANEGTTVEVGIVGYVEDSLASYDLDVSEFGSAVLVGSVIKWTLGNVDVDTEHSLKVVKRRRGEIYSETANYRILVKNVLINDGPTMVFANDSKGWPGAAIDAENIQPPAFSVGAVNEKQIVSGKMEVEVTSGQKTVLDGTTGTFLKVLEELYAGMLLVTDKGNVFVESVESSTVSSADIVDLLDDGSCIALYNFNGALNGSGKAASSIVPKSSVSYITGKVGQAVSINNGTAPCNVPVDDIQHAGVSVWTNPSLNSHTSGSYRIMWLMMGGICGVDFGRGSVTIFGQNVALDTSAWKNLNKFINICITSDGKNGYLYIDKTLVKTITNISLTGSGALTDLAHGANDAQSMDQLRVFNRTLTQDDVDKIYEEGQKAYSCIINLPAAPAKVFKNPLQGETLVVSTRSTATSLETNQLVKEGESLFLDGVEGVAGATSGELGEYPNKPYTSELGTPIESANVTGWISANAFDGDIANRWAGLSTAADLAINGSWIGWKFKEPISLEEYSLTPLADPRNLGATINLRASNDGVTWTTIQTDNSVYAEHSYPVASTDKFTHWAVSNNTKLDYYMNVLELAFKKRGNFSVDITSFGLTTPPQYASRKIENIFAIGVGNANEYIGPEIVVEQGEGSTASKLVLTSAGSIAAKIFVEGGLNNNILCDGQDVAVASVSEEIVDGISPVKQIIPDMTGETTDGCTITASRSDYGPAYACWKVGKANQPSNSDYWQANGYPTDLVIAFDSPKTISKYSLISAFSYVQNSQTWALYKGASLTGPWTLLHQQAAAFTWSSTGGGTQTLNFDLGASHTANYFKLNCGNTAQHGYSGLGRVRLFGTESKKMTKTIVNLETPLDKVPAKVAIPDCYSLTPAGYISELSDGKLKLTVDKIEFPNNANLKQLAMSVRSPEDMRFTDGKIYIQEKP